One Glycine max cultivar Williams 82 chromosome 6, Glycine_max_v4.0, whole genome shotgun sequence DNA segment encodes these proteins:
- the LOC100803495 gene encoding WAT1-related protein At1g70260, whose translation MEARTKMSEVLPFIVMVIMEGWTIGLTIFAKTAITNGMSPFVFIVYTNALATIILFPCFFLPHQEDRKERPSFTFSLFMRFLFLGFIGMTMTQAFLFLGLSYSSPILVCAMSHLIPTFNFLLSLILRKTELNLRSPGIQVQVIGILVSIMGAVLAEFFKGPLVRPSSHHLRHTDKQYLVFSSTPEFWVLGGALLAAASFSVSISNFIQKETLKQYPEPMKLLSYSSLLGTILSAIVSGIVERDINAWKIKRNKDVILIVLTALVGGVIRPNIQVWFTRMKGPLYVPLFKPFGIAFATTFAVCFFSNSLHYGSVIGTTVLGMGHYTVMYGQLRENEEETSCDESSDSLDKMVPLLQEKMEV comes from the exons ATGGAGGCTAGGACTAAGATGTCTGAAGTGCTACCATTCATAGTGATGGTGATTATGGAAGGTTGGACCATAGGACTCACGATTTTTGCAAAAACTGCAATAACTAATGGAATGAGTCCATTTGTGTTCATTGTTTATACCAATGCTCTGGCCACTATAATACTGTTCCCTTGTTTCTTTTTACCACACCAAGAGGACag AAAGGAGAGGCCATCTTTTACTTTCTCTTTGTTCATGCGGTTCTTGTTCCTCGGTTTTATAGG GATGACGATGACTCAGGCCTTTTTATTCCTGGGTCTAAGCTATAGTTCGCCAATACTTGTGTGTGCCATGAGCCACTTGATCCCAACGTTTAATTTTCTGCTCTCTCTCATTCTCAG GAAGACAGAGTTGAATCTGAGAAGCCCTGGTATCCAAGTCCAAGTGATTGGAATCTTGGTATCAATAATGGGAGCAGTGTTAGCTGAATTCTTTAAGGGACCACTTGTAAGACCCTCTTCTCACCACCTTAGACACACTGATAAGCAATATCTGGTATTCTCCTCAACACCAGAGTTTTGGGTTCTTGGTGGCGCTTTGCTTGCTGCAGCTTCCTTCTCAGTTTCAATTTCCAACTTTATTCAG AAAGAAACTCTCAAGCAATATCCAGAACCAATGAAGCTGCTCTCTTATTCTAGCTTACTTGGGACTATCCTTAGTGCAATAGTCTCGGGGATAGTTGAGAGGGACATAAATGCTTGGAAGATAAAGCGTAACAAGGATGTCATTCTCATTGTTCTAACT GCACTAGTTGGGGGAGTGATTCGTCCTAATATTCAAGTATGGTTCACTCGCATGAAGGGTCCACTTTATGTGCCACTTTTCAAGCCATTTGGTATTGCATTTGCCACTACTTTTGCAGTTTGCTTCTTTTCAAACAGCCTTCATTATGGAAG TGTGATAGGAACAACTGTACTTGGAATGGGGCATTATACAGTAATGTATGGACAACtcagagaaaatgaagaagagacAAGCTGTGACGAAAGCTCTGATTCTTTGGACAAGATGGTACCCCTTTTGCAAGAAAAGATGGAAGTGTGA